A genomic region of Magnolia sinica isolate HGM2019 chromosome 6, MsV1, whole genome shotgun sequence contains the following coding sequences:
- the LOC131248233 gene encoding uncharacterized protein LOC131248233 isoform X1 yields the protein MKVDRSAFGKMNGSMIVHWPQNSQGFQNRLHKKGASVSVRECLEHRGNKWVWVITSRRNLREVEMEDLHALIKLLEEMHLSHQGEDIRFWKIESSGFEVVGVVTAVGPGLTGMKVGDIIANAGNLMGSYAQEQILPASAAVPVPPSIDPIVAASIMLKGMTAQFLVRRCFKVEPGHTVLVHAAAGGVGSLLCQWAHALGATVIGTVSTEAKAAQASKDGCHHVIIYSQEDFVSRVDQITSGEGVNVVYDSVGKDTFQGSLACLKTRGYMVNFGQSSGMPDPVPLSALAAKSLFLTRPSLMQYTATRKELLEAAGEVFASFASGMLKVHVNHTYPLSQAAQAHADLEARKTTGSVVLIPDSD from the exons ATGAAAGTCGATCGGTCTGCTTTTGGGAAGATGAATGGGTCAATGATTGTTCACTGGCCACAAAATTCTCAAGGCTTTCAGAATCGCTTGCACAAGAAGGGAGCTTCAGTTTCAGTGAGAGAATGCCTTGAGCATCGTGGAAATAAATGGGTGTGGGTCATCACCAGTAGAAGGAATCTCAGGGAGGTAGAGATGGAAGATCTCCATGCCTTAATAAAATTGTTGGAAGAGATGCATCTCAGTCACCAAGGCGAGGATATTAGATTCTGGAAGATAGAATCATCGG GCTTTGAGGTAGTTGGAGTGGTGACAGCTGTGGGACCTGGACTGACCGGCATGAAAGTGGGGGATATCATTGCTAATGCAGGAAACCTAATGGGATCTTACGCTCAAGAACAGATCCTTCCTGCGAGTGCTGCGGTCCCTGTTCCACCTTCTATCGATCCAATTGTCGCAGCATCCATCATGCTTAAGGGTATGACAGCACAGTTCCTCGTTCGCCGATGCTTCAAG GTTGAACCCGGGCACACCGTCCTTGTCCATGCAGCAGCTGGAGGTGTTGGCTCTCTACTCTGCCAGTGGGCACATGCCCTTGGTGCCACTGTCATTGGTACCGTGTCAACCGAAGCTAAAGCAGCTCAAGCATCTAAGGATGGATGCCACCATGTCATAATCTACAGCCAAGAGGACTTTGTCAGCAGGGTCGATCAGATAACGTCCGGTGAAGGAGTCAACGTGGTCTATGATTCTGTCGGGAAAGACACATTCCAG GGATCGTTGGCATGCTTGAAGACTCGCGGATACATGGTGAACTTCGGGCAGTCATCTGGTATGCCAGACCCAGTTCCGTTGTCCGCCCTCGCTGCCAAATCCTTGTTCCTGACGAGGCCCTCACTCATGCAATACACTGCAACTCGAAAGGAGCTGCTGGAAGCTGCGGGAGAAGTGTTTGCCAGCTTCGCGTCAGGTATGCTAAAGGTCCATGTTAACCACACCTACCCTCTGTCTCAAGCCGCGCAGGCTCATGCAGACCTCGAGGCAAGGAAAACCACTGGTTCTGTGGTGTTGATACCAGATTCTGACTGA
- the LOC131248233 gene encoding uncharacterized protein LOC131248233 isoform X2, with protein sequence MSLSFAGFEVVGVVTAVGPGLTGMKVGDIIANAGNLMGSYAQEQILPASAAVPVPPSIDPIVAASIMLKGMTAQFLVRRCFKVEPGHTVLVHAAAGGVGSLLCQWAHALGATVIGTVSTEAKAAQASKDGCHHVIIYSQEDFVSRVDQITSGEGVNVVYDSVGKDTFQGSLACLKTRGYMVNFGQSSGMPDPVPLSALAAKSLFLTRPSLMQYTATRKELLEAAGEVFASFASGMLKVHVNHTYPLSQAAQAHADLEARKTTGSVVLIPDSD encoded by the exons ATGAGTCTTTCTTTTGCAGGCTTTGAGGTAGTTGGAGTGGTGACAGCTGTGGGACCTGGACTGACCGGCATGAAAGTGGGGGATATCATTGCTAATGCAGGAAACCTAATGGGATCTTACGCTCAAGAACAGATCCTTCCTGCGAGTGCTGCGGTCCCTGTTCCACCTTCTATCGATCCAATTGTCGCAGCATCCATCATGCTTAAGGGTATGACAGCACAGTTCCTCGTTCGCCGATGCTTCAAG GTTGAACCCGGGCACACCGTCCTTGTCCATGCAGCAGCTGGAGGTGTTGGCTCTCTACTCTGCCAGTGGGCACATGCCCTTGGTGCCACTGTCATTGGTACCGTGTCAACCGAAGCTAAAGCAGCTCAAGCATCTAAGGATGGATGCCACCATGTCATAATCTACAGCCAAGAGGACTTTGTCAGCAGGGTCGATCAGATAACGTCCGGTGAAGGAGTCAACGTGGTCTATGATTCTGTCGGGAAAGACACATTCCAG GGATCGTTGGCATGCTTGAAGACTCGCGGATACATGGTGAACTTCGGGCAGTCATCTGGTATGCCAGACCCAGTTCCGTTGTCCGCCCTCGCTGCCAAATCCTTGTTCCTGACGAGGCCCTCACTCATGCAATACACTGCAACTCGAAAGGAGCTGCTGGAAGCTGCGGGAGAAGTGTTTGCCAGCTTCGCGTCAGGTATGCTAAAGGTCCATGTTAACCACACCTACCCTCTGTCTCAAGCCGCGCAGGCTCATGCAGACCTCGAGGCAAGGAAAACCACTGGTTCTGTGGTGTTGATACCAGATTCTGACTGA
- the LOC131248233 gene encoding uncharacterized protein LOC131248233 isoform X3, translating to MVKAIRVHELGGPEVLKWEDVEIGEPKEGEIRVKNIAIGVNFIDVYYRKGVYKTALPFTPGFEVVGVVTAVGPGLTGMKVGDIIANAGNLMGSYAQEQILPASAAVPVPPSIDPIVAASIMLKGMTAQFLVRRCFKVEPGHTVLVHAAAGGVGSLLCQWAHALGATVIGTVSTEAKAAQASKDGCHHVIIYSQEDFVSRVDQITSGEGVNVVYDSVGKDTFQGSLACLKTRGYMVNFGQSSGMPDPVPLSALAAKSLFLTRPSLMQYTATRKELLEAAGEVFASFASGMLKVHVNHTYPLSQAAQAHADLEARKTTGSVVLIPDSD from the exons GTCTTGAAGTGGGAGGATGTGGAAATAGGAGAGCCCAAAGAGGGAGAGATCCGTGTTAAAAACATAGCGATTGGGGTCAATTTCATCGACGTCTATTACCGCAAAGGGGTGTACAAAACGGCTTTGCCTTTTACTCCAG GCTTTGAGGTAGTTGGAGTGGTGACAGCTGTGGGACCTGGACTGACCGGCATGAAAGTGGGGGATATCATTGCTAATGCAGGAAACCTAATGGGATCTTACGCTCAAGAACAGATCCTTCCTGCGAGTGCTGCGGTCCCTGTTCCACCTTCTATCGATCCAATTGTCGCAGCATCCATCATGCTTAAGGGTATGACAGCACAGTTCCTCGTTCGCCGATGCTTCAAG GTTGAACCCGGGCACACCGTCCTTGTCCATGCAGCAGCTGGAGGTGTTGGCTCTCTACTCTGCCAGTGGGCACATGCCCTTGGTGCCACTGTCATTGGTACCGTGTCAACCGAAGCTAAAGCAGCTCAAGCATCTAAGGATGGATGCCACCATGTCATAATCTACAGCCAAGAGGACTTTGTCAGCAGGGTCGATCAGATAACGTCCGGTGAAGGAGTCAACGTGGTCTATGATTCTGTCGGGAAAGACACATTCCAG GGATCGTTGGCATGCTTGAAGACTCGCGGATACATGGTGAACTTCGGGCAGTCATCTGGTATGCCAGACCCAGTTCCGTTGTCCGCCCTCGCTGCCAAATCCTTGTTCCTGACGAGGCCCTCACTCATGCAATACACTGCAACTCGAAAGGAGCTGCTGGAAGCTGCGGGAGAAGTGTTTGCCAGCTTCGCGTCAGGTATGCTAAAGGTCCATGTTAACCACACCTACCCTCTGTCTCAAGCCGCGCAGGCTCATGCAGACCTCGAGGCAAGGAAAACCACTGGTTCTGTGGTGTTGATACCAGATTCTGACTGA